The following coding sequences lie in one Crassostrea angulata isolate pt1a10 chromosome 10, ASM2561291v2, whole genome shotgun sequence genomic window:
- the LOC128167453 gene encoding excitatory amino acid transporter 1-like isoform X2, whose product MMTTKPDNSPSMGNKIVKGLKANLLIILMIIAVIVGLGLGFGLRGVWTPYETRKIFYLRFPGDLLMNMLKMLILPLIVSSLITAMGSLDTNASGRMGLRTVVYYMTTTFSAVILGIVLVVTIQPGHKGSKNITKAGSPKEAEPLDALFDLIRNCFPDNLIESAFNKQVTSVGKKNVTLKSPTPSNITEAVSTLAMNLTSNSTGDNSTDTGVTMFEVDTMSVTKASGMNILGIVVFSLFLGGVLSKMGKDGAPLVKFFECLHVATMKLVTLVIWYSLVGIVFLISAKLVEMEDLDAMFEQLAYYMVTVLAGLFIHAFIVLPLIYVIFTRKNPFRFMVGMIKAILTAWGTASSSATLPLTMRCLEENNGVDPRVTMFVTPIGATINMDGTALYEAVASIFIAQYIGQTLNVGEVIIVSLTATAAAIGAAGVPQAGLVTMTIVLTAVGLPINEITLILSIDWFLDRFRTAVNVLGDAYGAGIVEHLSRNDIVKVPEVEMEVSKEQRNGFHNAESGKEKMDTRM is encoded by the exons ATGATGACGACGAAGCCTGACAACTCCCCCAGCATGGGTAACAAGATTGTAAAGGGCCTCAAGGCCAACCTCCTCATCATCCTCATGATCATCGCTGTCATCGTTGGCCTTGGCCTCGGGTTCGGGCTGCGAGGCGTCTGGACACCGTACGAAACTAGAAAAATCTTCTACCTCCGCTTTCCCGGAGATCTGCTGATGAACATGCTCAAGATGTTGATTCTGCCTCTAATTGTGTCCAGCCTCATCACCGCCATGGGAAGTCTCGACACAAACGCTTCCGGTCGAATGGGCCTGCGCACTGTGGTGTATTACATGACGACCACGTTCTCGGCTGTGATACTGGGAATTGTATTGGTGGTGACCATACAGCCGGGGCACAAAGGCTCCAAAAACATCACCAAGGCGGGGAGCCCCAAGGAGGCGGAGCCGCTGGACGCTCTGTTCGACCTGATTAG AAATTGTTTCCCTGACAATCTGATAGAGAGCGCTTTCAATAAG CAAGTGACGTCAGTCGGCAAAAAGAATGTTACACTCAAGAGTCCCACCCCATCCAATATCACTGAGGCTG TCTCTACTTTGGCCATGAACCTTACTAGCAATAGCACGGGAGATAACTCCACCGATACAG GCGTCACAATGTTTGAGGTGGACACGATGAGCGTCACCAAGGCGTCAGGTATGAACATCCTGGGTATCGTGGTCTTCTCGCTGTTCCTAGGGGGCGTCCTGTCCAAGATGGGGAAGGATGGCGCCCCCCTCGTCAAGTTCTTTGAGTGCCTTCATGTCGCCACCATGAAGCTCGTCACTCTCGTCATTTG GTACTCGCTGGTTGGGATCGTGTTCCTGATCTCCGCTAAACTGGTGGAGATGGAGGATTTGGACGCCATGTTTGAACAGCTGGCCTACTACATGGTAACGGTGCTGGCCGGCCTCTTCATCCACGCCTTCATCGTCCTCCCGCTAATCTACGTCATCTTCACCAGGAAGAACCCCTTCAGATTCATGGTGGGCATGATCAAGGCCATACTGACAGCCTGGGGAACGGCGTCCAG CTCTGCTACTCTCCCGCTGACCATGCGCTGTCTGGAGGAGAACAATGGCGTGGACCCCCGTGTGACTATGTTTGTGACCCCCATTGGAGCCACCATTAACATGGACGGCACAGCGCTGTATGAGGCCGTCGCCTCCATCTTTATTGCTCAATATATCGGTCAGACACTCAACGTCGGAGAAGTTATCATTGTGAG TCTCACAGCAACAGCTGCCGCCATTGGCGCCGCCGGCGTCCCACAAGCCGGACTGGTTACCATGACGATTGTGCTGACGGCGGTCGGTCTGCCAATCAATGAAATCACGCTGATTCTGTCCATTGACTGGTTCTT AGATCGATTTAGGACAGCAGTAAACGTCCTTGGTGACGCCTATGGCGCGGGAATAGTGGAACATCTCTCGCGGAACGATATAGTCAAAGTTCCGGAAGTTGAGATGGAAGTTTCTAAGGAGCAGAGAAACGGATTCCACAACGCAGAGTCCGGCAAGGAGAAGATGGATACTAGAATGTGA
- the LOC128167453 gene encoding excitatory amino acid transporter 3-like isoform X1 translates to MLETPTAMENVIHSRTPLMGTGDPPKPDHVLMMTTKPDNSPSMGNKIVKGLKANLLIILMIIAVIVGLGLGFGLRGVWTPYETRKIFYLRFPGDLLMNMLKMLILPLIVSSLITAMGSLDTNASGRMGLRTVVYYMTTTFSAVILGIVLVVTIQPGHKGSKNITKAGSPKEAEPLDALFDLIRNCFPDNLIESAFNKQVTSVGKKNVTLKSPTPSNITEAVSTLAMNLTSNSTGDNSTDTGVTMFEVDTMSVTKASGMNILGIVVFSLFLGGVLSKMGKDGAPLVKFFECLHVATMKLVTLVIWYSLVGIVFLISAKLVEMEDLDAMFEQLAYYMVTVLAGLFIHAFIVLPLIYVIFTRKNPFRFMVGMIKAILTAWGTASSSATLPLTMRCLEENNGVDPRVTMFVTPIGATINMDGTALYEAVASIFIAQYIGQTLNVGEVIIVSLTATAAAIGAAGVPQAGLVTMTIVLTAVGLPINEITLILSIDWFLDRFRTAVNVLGDAYGAGIVEHLSRNDIVKVPEVEMEVSKEQRNGFHNAESGKEKMDTRM, encoded by the exons ATCACGTATTGATGATGACGACGAAGCCTGACAACTCCCCCAGCATGGGTAACAAGATTGTAAAGGGCCTCAAGGCCAACCTCCTCATCATCCTCATGATCATCGCTGTCATCGTTGGCCTTGGCCTCGGGTTCGGGCTGCGAGGCGTCTGGACACCGTACGAAACTAGAAAAATCTTCTACCTCCGCTTTCCCGGAGATCTGCTGATGAACATGCTCAAGATGTTGATTCTGCCTCTAATTGTGTCCAGCCTCATCACCGCCATGGGAAGTCTCGACACAAACGCTTCCGGTCGAATGGGCCTGCGCACTGTGGTGTATTACATGACGACCACGTTCTCGGCTGTGATACTGGGAATTGTATTGGTGGTGACCATACAGCCGGGGCACAAAGGCTCCAAAAACATCACCAAGGCGGGGAGCCCCAAGGAGGCGGAGCCGCTGGACGCTCTGTTCGACCTGATTAG AAATTGTTTCCCTGACAATCTGATAGAGAGCGCTTTCAATAAG CAAGTGACGTCAGTCGGCAAAAAGAATGTTACACTCAAGAGTCCCACCCCATCCAATATCACTGAGGCTG TCTCTACTTTGGCCATGAACCTTACTAGCAATAGCACGGGAGATAACTCCACCGATACAG GCGTCACAATGTTTGAGGTGGACACGATGAGCGTCACCAAGGCGTCAGGTATGAACATCCTGGGTATCGTGGTCTTCTCGCTGTTCCTAGGGGGCGTCCTGTCCAAGATGGGGAAGGATGGCGCCCCCCTCGTCAAGTTCTTTGAGTGCCTTCATGTCGCCACCATGAAGCTCGTCACTCTCGTCATTTG GTACTCGCTGGTTGGGATCGTGTTCCTGATCTCCGCTAAACTGGTGGAGATGGAGGATTTGGACGCCATGTTTGAACAGCTGGCCTACTACATGGTAACGGTGCTGGCCGGCCTCTTCATCCACGCCTTCATCGTCCTCCCGCTAATCTACGTCATCTTCACCAGGAAGAACCCCTTCAGATTCATGGTGGGCATGATCAAGGCCATACTGACAGCCTGGGGAACGGCGTCCAG CTCTGCTACTCTCCCGCTGACCATGCGCTGTCTGGAGGAGAACAATGGCGTGGACCCCCGTGTGACTATGTTTGTGACCCCCATTGGAGCCACCATTAACATGGACGGCACAGCGCTGTATGAGGCCGTCGCCTCCATCTTTATTGCTCAATATATCGGTCAGACACTCAACGTCGGAGAAGTTATCATTGTGAG TCTCACAGCAACAGCTGCCGCCATTGGCGCCGCCGGCGTCCCACAAGCCGGACTGGTTACCATGACGATTGTGCTGACGGCGGTCGGTCTGCCAATCAATGAAATCACGCTGATTCTGTCCATTGACTGGTTCTT AGATCGATTTAGGACAGCAGTAAACGTCCTTGGTGACGCCTATGGCGCGGGAATAGTGGAACATCTCTCGCGGAACGATATAGTCAAAGTTCCGGAAGTTGAGATGGAAGTTTCTAAGGAGCAGAGAAACGGATTCCACAACGCAGAGTCCGGCAAGGAGAAGATGGATACTAGAATGTGA